A window of the Leishmania infantum JPCM5 genome chromosome 18 genome harbors these coding sequences:
- the GLF gene encoding UDP-galactopyranose mutase, whose amino-acid sequence MSADKKVVIIGAGPTGLGAAVRLMELKHANFHLYDGGAVPGGLSRSVLDEKGFLWDMGGHVIFSHYAYFDDVMNLAISDWNTLQRESWVRCSGAWVPYPFQSNIHRLPPEVRDTCLKGIEEAEAARAVAAQEKPQNFAEYVSRHFGEGIAEVFMRPYNFKVWAVPLHVMSTEWVGERVAAVNVERIRENIQLKRDDIGWGPNATFRFPKSGGTGAIYKAVWKMIPEAHKTLGPQCRVTKVNPITKTLTMASGEAVSYDALVSTMPLDDLLLAVAAGVEEDAETASASALKSPRLREIAEKMVYSSTHIIGIGVKGCPPPEMRTACWLYFPDDGIPFYRATIFSRYADTNAPEGHWSILLEVSQNVQYKPVNVDTVVEDCIAGLRTATLLRPEDEIVSRWHHIEKKGYPIPFVGRNELLEEVQPVLRDKYQIYSRGRFGAWRYEVANQDHSLMQGVEAVGHIFHGTDEDTVHKPEKVNTQRGEMRCTLSSTAS is encoded by the coding sequence ATGAGCGCTGACAAGAAGGTGGTCATAATTGGCGCCGGTCCGACCggcctcggcgctgctgtgcgtttGATGGAGCTCAAGCACGCCAACTTCCATCTctacgacggcggcgccgtcccTGGCGGCCTCTCGCGCAGCGTCCTCGACGAAAAAGGTTTCTTATGGGACATGGGTGGCCACGTCATCTTTTCCCACTACGCGTACTTTGACGATGTCATGAACCTCGCCATCTCTGACTGGAACACGCTCCAGCGCGAGTCATGGGTGCGCTGCTCCGGCGCCTGGGTGCCATACCCGTTTCAGAGCAACATTCACCGCCTCCCACCGGAGGTGCGAGACACTTGCCTGAAAGGTATtgaggaggccgaggcggcgcgtgctgtcgccgcgcagGAGAAGCCGCAGAACTTCGCCGAGTATGTCTCGCGTCATTTTGGCGAGGGCATCGCCGAGGTTTTCATGCGCCCGTACAACTTTAAGGTGTGGGCAGTGCCGCTGCATGTGATGAGCACGGAGTGGGTTGGCGAGCGCGTGGCCGCTGTGAACGTTGAGCGCATCAGGGAGAACATCCAACTCAAGCGCGATGACATTGGCTGGGGCCCCAACGCCACTTTCCGGTTCCCGAAGTcgggcggcaccggcgccatcTACAAGGCCGTGTGGAAGATGATCCCAGAGGCGCACAAGACGCTTGGACCACAGTGCCGCGTCACCAAGGTGAACCCGATTACGAAGACGCTGACAATGGCGAGTGGCGAGGCGGTGTCGTACGATGCGCTTGTCTCCACGATGCCGCTAGATGATCTTCTtctcgccgtggcggccggagtggaggaggatgcaGAGACCGCGTCAGCGTCGGCGCTCAAatcgccgcggctgcgcgagatTGCTGAAAAGATGGTTTACAGTTCCACCCACATCATCGGCATCGGCGTGAAAGGGTGCCCGCCACCAGAGATGCGGACGGCGTGCTGGCTGTACTTTCCGGACGACGGTATTCCGTTCTACCGCGCGACGATCTTCTCCCGCTACGCGGACACAAACGCGCCGGAGGGGCACTGGAGCATCCTGCTGGAGGTAAGCCAAAATGTGCAATACAAACCCGTCAACGTGGACACCGTAGTGGAAGACTGCATTGCTGGCCTTCGAACGGCGACGTTACTTCGCCCAGAGGACGAGATTGTGTCGCGTTGGCACCACATTGAGAAGAAGGGCTACCCGATCCCATTCGTGGGCCGCAacgagctgctggaggaggtgcagccgGTACTGCGTGACAAGTATCAGATCTATTCGCGCGGCCGCTTCGGCGCATGGCGGTACGAGGTAGCAAATCAAGATCACTCGTTGATGCAAGGCGTCGAGGCAGTGGGACACATCTTTCACGGCACCGACGAGGACACCGTGCATAAACCAGAAAAGGTCAATACCCAGCGCGGTGAGATGCGCTGCACATTGTCGTCGACGGCCTCGTAG
- a CDS encoding putative RNA-binding protein: MSGTPMQTRFGCYIGNIDRSVTIDMLKQVFCQCGTIIDCSLNGREGDPYRFGFIDFATEDDRARAMKYNGFTLVGRKLKVGVSKGNVNKPEGYATGNGAGGGHSRMGGNRHYNNDGGMMMSVNGLSPQQQMEARLLLQFLQEGKMDPRQLSPAQQQLLITCLGHGNSGNAVNGSSTNSDSSTPASAQQLQMGVMGSSAMQSSLPLPTMHNSGNVMGDAAAFMPNPNTGNAAPGAGAPMMGGGAPQGIHINMGPSMMDPMSGGYGMMPPRQPQPQQWGDMPINGPGMYPPKMCGPPLRQQPQVPMQAGQQQPYGLGGGAASISGPGAADQNRGGFINPPPAAETLKLREKQREQFFEVVRKDAEKYERKLQEKKAQSTAGGDAERSADSSASDDDEDKKPAKRSKKESSK, from the coding sequence ATGTCAGGCACGCCCATGCAGACCCGCTTCGGGTGTTACATCGGCAACATTGACCGCTCCGTCACGATCGATATGCTGAAGCAGGTGTTCTGCCAGTGCGGCACGATCATCGACTGCTCCCTGAATGGGCGTGAGGGCGACCCGTACCGCTTTGGGTTTATTGACTTCGCTACGGAGGATGACCGCGCTCGCGCCATGAAGTACAACGGCTTCACCCTCGTCGGCCGCAAGCTGAAGGTCGGCGTGAGCAAGGGCAACGTGAACAAACCTGAAGGTTATGCGACCGGtaacggcgccggcggtggccacTCGCGCATGGGCGGCAACCGCCACTACAACAACGATGGCGGAATGATGATGAGCGTCAACGGTctctcgccgcagcagcagatggagGCACGATTGCTCCTCCAGTTCCTTCAGGAGGGCAAGATGGACCCGCGGCAGCTCtcaccggcgcagcagcagctgctcatTACCTGTCTCGGTcacggcaacagcggcaacgcAGTCAACGGGAGCAGCACGAACAGCGACAGTAGtacgccggcgtcggcgcagcagctgcagatggGAGTaatgggcagcagcgccatgcagtcatcgctgccgctgcccacAATGCACAATAGCGGCAATGTGATgggcgatgctgctgcgttcATGCCAAACCCGAACACTGGCAACGCCGCccccggcgccggcgcgcccatgatgggtggtggtgccccCCAAGGGATTCACATCAACATGGGGCCCAGCATGATGGACCCGATGAGTGGCGGTTACGGGATGATGCCGCCAcgccagccgcagccgcagcagtgggGTGATATGCCAATAAACGGGCCTGGCATGTACCCGCCCAAAATGTGTGGGCCGCCTCTcaggcagcagccgcaggtGCCGATGCAAGCGGGCCAACAGCAACCGTACGGCCtaggcggcggtgcagcgtcGATTAGCGGACCTGGTGCGGCGGACCAGAACCGCGGCGGCTTCATAAACCCTCCACCGGCGGCGGAAACGCTAAAGCTGCGGGAGAAGCAACGGGAGCAGTTTTTCGAAGTGGTCCGAAAGGACGCGGAGAAGTACGAGCGAAAGCTGCaggagaagaaggcgcagTCGACGGCTGGCGGTGATGCCGAGCGCAGCGCTGAcagctctgcctccgacgaTGATGAGGACAAAAAGCCGGCGAAGAGGTCGAAAAAGGAATCGTCCAAGTAA
- a CDS encoding putative 60S ribosomal protein L7: MGKNPPKWLPGERVKETILLQRKSVEQLRADRVLRKDKLQERRERHKNKLDAKRKRKLSTKKFISAQTILKHAQRKENQGRKFQKIGEKVEGRRRHVNFGELKKRLRESPVRLVVRAKGSQIPPEVAAAFRKLGLLKIYSARLISLTPRTEKLIEQLTPFSIVGQPDRAQVESLLRTRGSLYNEETQTKRLISGNLLLEQALGQYNVLCIEDLVETIATHGEHVEEVLRHIAPFDFHPPRQLFIERHRSVHQKLEIVNKHSFAAYLSDQLQQITVEKQRKTAAAAKKSTTVAVKRKAA; this comes from the coding sequence ATGGGAAAGAACCCGCCGAAGTGGCTGCCGGGCGAGCGCGTGAAGGAGACCATTCTTCTGCAGCGCAAGTCCgttgagcagctgcgtgctgATCGCGTGCTGCGTAAGGAtaagctgcaggagcgccgtGAGCGCCACAAGAACAAGTTAGACGCGAAGCGCAAGCGCAAGCTTTCGACGAAGAAGTTTATCTCCGCTCAGACGATCCTgaagcacgcgcagcgcaagGAGAATCAAGGACGCAAGTTCCAGAAGATCGGCGAGAAGGTcgagggccgccgccgccatgtGAATTTCGGGGAACTGAAGAAGCGGCTGCGTGAGAGCCCGGTACGGCTCGTGGTGCGCGCGAAGGGGTCGCAGATCCcgccggaggtggcggcggccttcAGAAAGCTGGGCCTTCTCAAGATCTACTCGGCACGCCTGATCAGCCTgacgccacgcacggagaAGCTCATTGAGCAGTTGACACCCTTCTCGATTGTTGGCCAGCCGGACAGGGCTCAGGTGGAGTCGCTCCTTCGCACCCGCGGCTCCTTGTACAACGAGGAGACGCAGACGAAGCGGCTCATCAGCGGCAacctgctgctggagcaggcaCTGGGCCAGTACAACGTGCTGTGCATTGAAGATCTTGTAGAGACCATTGCCACGCATGGCGAACACGTAGAGGAAGTTCTCCGCCACATAGCGCCCTTTGACTTCCACCCGCCTCGCCAGCTCTTCATCGAGCGCCACCGTTCCGTTCACCAGAAGCTGGAGATCGTCAACAAGCACTCCTTCGCCGCGTACCTATCAgaccagctgcagcagatcacggtcgagaagcagcgcaagactgctgctgcggcgaagAAGTCCACGACGGTGGCTGTGAAGCGCAAGGCCGCCTAA